The DNA region GGCGAGGTGACGACGGGCGATCTCGGCATAGCCCGCGGGCGCGTTGAGCCCGGTGCCGATCGCGGTCGCGCCCAGGTTGATCTCGTGCAGCAGGGTGACGGCCTCCTGCAGCCGGAGCCGGTCCTCCCCCAGCATCACCGCGTAGGTGCGGAACTCCTGGCCGACGGTCATCGGCACGGCGTCCTGGAGCTGCGTACGTCCCATCTTGAGGATGCCGGCGAACTCCTCGGCCTTCGCGGCGAAGGCGTCCTCGAGGACGCGCATGGCGTCGGCGAGCGCGCCGACCGCGATGATGGTCGCGATGTTGACGGCGGTGGGATAGGCGTCGTTGGTCGACTGGCTGAGGTTGACGTGCTCGTTGGGGTGGAGGTGGCCGTAGCTGCCCTTCTCGTGGCCGAGCAGCTCGAGGGCCCGGTTGGCGATGACCTCGTTGGCGTTCATGTTGGTCGAGGTGCCGGCGCCACCCTGGATGACGTCGACGACGAACTGGTCGTGCAGCTTCCCGGTGCGGATCTCCTGGCACGCGGACGCGATCGCCCCGGCACGTTCGGGGTCGAGGAGGCCGAGCTCGAGGTTGGCGAGCGCGGCGGCCTCCTTGACGGCGCTGAGCGCGTTCACCAGGTGCGGGTAGGTGCCGATCGTGGTGCCGGTGATGGGGAAGTTCGCGCGGGCGCGGGCGGTGTGGACGCCCCAGTACGCCTCCGCGGGGACGTCGAGATCGCCGAGCAGGTCGTGCTCGCGCCGGGTCGGTGGGGTCATGGCTTCTCCGTCGGGTCGAGAGCGGTCGGGGTGAGCGCGGCGGCCGGGCGCAGCGCGGCGGGCGCGAACGGGGCGAGCACGTCGGGGTCGACGCCGCCCGCGGCCAGCAGGGCGAGCAGCGCGGGCAGGCGGGCCCGATCGGCGCCGTCGGCGACCTTGAGCGCGAGGCTGGTGCCGTCGGGCAGGGCGGCGATCTGGACGCCTTCGAAGCCGTCCTTGGCCAGCAGGCCGGGCACGGCCTGCATCAGGGCGGTGACGTCGCGGCGGTGGCCGGCGACCATCTCGGGGTGGCGGCGCATCGCCGCGGCGACCCGGTGCTCCGCGCTGCCCTCGGGGGCGAGCACGAGGCTCCGGGCGGCGCGCGCGAGGCCGTGCAGCGAGATCCCGAACAGCGGGGTGCCGCAGCCGTCGGCGGTCACCGTCGCGACCCGCTGCCCGGTGAGCTCCTCGACGGTGGCTCGGATGACCTCCTGGAGCGGGTGCGCGGGATCGAGGTAGCGATCGTGCGCCCACCCCGCGGCGGCGCAGGTCGCGACCATCGCGGCGTGCTTGCCCGAGCAGTTGTGCGCGAGCCGGCTGCGCTGCCCGTCGGCGCGCAGCCAGGCCTCGCGCTCGACCGGGTCGTAGGGCAGGTCCGGCGGGTTCTGCAGGGCGTCCTCGCCGAGGCCGGCGGAGGCCAGCAGCCGGCGGGCTCCGGTCTGGTGGACCACCTCGCCGGAGTGGCTGGCCGCGGCGAGCGCGAGCAGGTCGTCGCCGACGTCGAGCCCGGCGCGCACCATCGCCACCGCCTGCATCGGCTTGGCCGCCGAGCGCGGGTAGAACGCGGCCTCGATGTCACCGACGGCCAGGCGTACCCGGCCCTCGGGGTCGAGGAGGACGGCCGAGCCGTGGTGCACGCCTTCGACCATCTCGCCGCGCCAGACCTCGACCAGAGGCTGGTGGGCCGGCACTCGCATCGGAGCCGCGTCGGCGACCGGTGTCACGAGGTGGGGCAGGCTCATCACACCTCCATCGCGGAGGTGTCGATACGGTCGCGGACGAGGAACCAGCCGCCGACCAGCGCGACCAGCAGCACCGGCATCGCGAGCAGGGTGATCCGGCCGACGTGGTCGAAGAACATCAGGATCAGGACGAGGGCGAGGAACGCCAGCGCGATGAACTGCGGCACCGGCGACCGCGGCACCCGGAACGCCGGACGCTCGAGCTCTCCGGCGCGAGTGCGGCGGACGAAGATCGTGTGGCTGATCAGGATGATCGCCCAGGTCGCGATGATGCCGACCGAGGCCAGGTTGAGGACGATCTCGAACGCCTGGGCGGGCACGACGTAGTTGAGCCCGACACCGAGGACGCAGACCGCAGCGGTCATCAGGATCCCGCCGTACGGCACCTTGTGACGGTTCATCGAGGCGGCGAAGCGGGGCGCGGTGCCGGCGGCGGCGAGCGAGCGCAGGATCCGGCCGGTGGAGTAGAGGCCGGAGTTGAGGCTCGACATCGCGGCGGTGAGGACCACCAGGTTCATCACGTCGCCCGCACCGGGCACGCCGACCCGCGACAGCACGGTCACGAACGGGCTCTCGTCGGCCGAGTAGGCCGACCACGGCAGCAGCATCGCGAGCAGGACGACCGAGCCGACGTAGAAGATCCCGATGCGCCAGATGATGGTGTTGATGGCCCGGGGCATGACGCGGCGCGGGTCCGCGGTCTCGCCGGCGGCGACGCCGACCAGCTCGATGGACGCGTAGGCGAAGATGACGCCCTGGATGACCAGGACCATCGGGAGCACGCCGGAGGGGAACATGCCGCCGTGGTCGAGGATCAGCTGCGGTCCGGGGGTGGTGCCGTCGATCGGGTGCCGGGTCACGATGAGCACGATCGCGATCGCCATGAAGACCACCAGGGTGGCCACCTTGACGAGTGCGAACCAGAACTCCATCTCCCCGAACAGGCGGACCGAGAGCAGGTTGAGGGTCAGCACGATCACCAGGGCGCCCAGGGCGAGCACCCATTGCGGGACCGGCGCGAAGAACGACCAGTAGTGGGCGTAGAGCGCGATCGCGGTGATGTCCGCGATGCCGGTGGTCGACCAGTTCAGGAAGTACATCCAGCCGGCGGTGTAGGCGCCCTTCTCGCCGAGGAACTCGCGGGCGTAGGAGACGAAGGCTCCCGACGAGGGACGGTAGAGGATCAGCTCACCGAGGCAGCGCACCACGATGAACGCGACGAGCCCGCACGCGGCGTACGCGATGGCGAGGGAGGGACCTGCGCTGGCCAGCCGCCCGCCCGCGCCGAGGAACAGGCCGGTGCCGATGGCACCCCCGATCGCGATCATCGTGATGTGGCGCGGCGTCAGCGACTTTCCGTAGCCGTCGTCGCCGGCGTCGGTGATCTGAGGTGTTGCTTCGGTGCCAGTGGAGGATGGCAGTGTCATCGGTCGGTGTTCCTGTCGGTGGTGGGGTCGCGGACGATGTCTCCGAGCGCGCCGTCGACGTGCTCGAGGTGGGCACGCATGGCCGCCTCGGCGGTCTCCGAGGAGCCCGAGGCGATGGCGTCGACGATCAGGCGGTGCTCGGCGTCGGAGGCCGTACGCCGCGTGTCGTCGAGCTTGTTGAGCAGCGCGGACTGGGTGGCGAGGGCCTCGCGGATCTCCTCGATCACCTTTCCGAAGACGGGGTTGGCCGAGGCGCGGGCGATGGCGATGTGGAACAGCGAGTCGAGGGCGACCCAGACCGCACCGTCCTCCTCGCGCTCCATCCGCTCGAGCAGGCTGCGCATCTCGTCGAGGTCGTCGCCGCTGTGCCGGGCCGCGGCGTAGCCGGCCGCCGGCACCTCGACATGTCGGCGTGCCTCGACCAGGTCACGTGCGGAGTAGCTGCCGAACGTCGGGTTGTCGGCGGCCCGGTCGGAGACGACGAACGTGCCTCGCCCCGACTGGGACTCCGTCATGCCGAGCGCCTGCAGCGCTCGTAGGGCCTCCCGGACGACCGGGCGGCTGACCCCGAAATCGCGGACCAGGGTCGCCTCGGACGGCAGCCGGGTGCCCACCGGGAAGGTGCCGGACTCGATCTCCGAGCGCAGCTCGGCGAGGACGAGGTCCATGGCGCTGGCACGCCGAATCGGTTTGACTGTTTGCCTGTCAGACAGGTTCATGGCGATGAGTGTGAGGGGCGTCACCGTCGCCTGTCAACCCGGCCTGGCCTGATAGCGTTGGGGGCGTGGGACTGATCGAGGTGGACAAGTTCTAGCCACCGCACTGCCGGTGGCTCTCGCCTGACGCGCTCGCGTCGGCATGCCGGCACGTCCGCCTCCGCGGACGCGCGATCACGACCCCTCGGTCGACCTCGCGGTGCATTCGCCATCGACTTGTCACCGATCCCGTCGCGCCCTCGTGGCGCTCGACGGATGAGAAAGAGAACCCACCGCGAATGTCCACCCCATCAGCCATCACCCTGCGCGACCTCACGTTCGAGTGGCCCGACGGCACCGTCGCGCTCGACCAGGTCAACGGCACCTTCGGCACCGACCGGACCGGCCTGATCGGTCGCAACGGCACCGGCAAGTCCACCCTGCTCCGTCTCATCGCCGGCGAGCTGTCCCCGAGCTCGGGGCAGATCGACACCGGCGGCGAGGTCGGCTACCTGCCGCAGACGCTCACCCTCCGGCGGGAGACCACGATCGCCGAGCTGCTTGGCATCGACGCCACCCTCACCGCGATCCGGGCCATCGAGTCCGGCGAGGTCGATCAGCGCCACTTCGACACGATCGGCGACGACTGGGACATCGAGTCCCGGGCCGACGAGGCCCTGGACCAGATCGGCTTCTCTGCCGCCGATCTCGACCGCCGCGTCGCCGAGATCTCCGGCGGGGAGGGCATGCTGATCGCGATCACCGGCCTGCGGATCCGCCGCACTCCGATCACGCTGCTCGACGAGCCCACGAACAACCTGGACCGGGCCACCCGCGCCAGGCTCGCCGAGTTCGTCGACCAGTGGCCGGGGACGCTCGTGATCGTCAGCCACGACCTCGAGCTGCTCGAGCACATGGACAGCACGACCGAGCTGTACGCCGGGACGCTGAGCACGTTCGGCGGACCCTACAGCGCGTGGAAGGAGCACCAGGAGCAGGAGCAGGCGGCCGCTCTCCAGACCGCTCGGTCAGCGCAGCAGGCGCTCAAGGTCGAGAAGCGGCAGCGGATCGAGGCGGAGACGAAGCTCGCCCGCCGTGAGCGGACCGCGAAGAAGACCCAGAAGGACGGCGGGATCCCGAAGATCCTCGCCGGCAACCGGGCCAGCAAGGCCCAGGCGTCCGCAGGCTCCCTGCGCTCGACGCTGGACGACAAGGTCAAGGCCGCCCAGGCCGCCGTGGACGCAGCCGGTGCCCGCGTACGCAGCGAGGAGCACATCCACCTCACCCTCCCCGACCCCGGCGTGCCCCGCGGCCGGCGGATCGCGGAGCTCGAGGACGAGGGTCGGACGGTCGTGGTCCAGGGGCCGGAGCGGGTGGCACTGGTCGGCGCGAACGGCTCCGGCAAGTCGACCCTGCTCGCTCATCTCGTGCAGGGATCCGACCCGGTGGCCGGCCGGCCGCACGGTCGTCTCCTCACCGACCAGGTGGGCCTCCTCCCCCAGCGCCTCGACGGCCTCGACGAGGAGGCCAGCGCGATGGAGAACGTCCGCGCCGTCGCACCGGAGACACCTTCGGGCACCATCCGCAACCAGCTCGCCCGCCTGCTCCTGCGCGGCGCCAGCGTGGACCGCCCGGTGCGTACGCTCTCGGGCGGCGAGCGCTTCCGCGTCTCCCTCGCCCGTCTGCTCCTGGCCGACCCGCCCGCGCAGCTGCTGATCCTCGACGAGCCGACGAACAACCTCGACATCACCAGCGTCGAGCAGCTCGCCGAGGCGCTCGACGCCTACCGCGGCGCGTTGCTCGTGGTCAGCCACGACTTCGGGTTCCTGGAGCGGATCGGCATCGACACGGTCGTCGAGCTCGACGCGGAGGGTCGCATGCACCAGCGTCGGGGGCTGGACGAGGCCGGGCCGACCTCACCCGCCTGACAGGGTGCGGAGAGTGTGCCCGTAGAAGATCTGGTGGGCCCGCGCGGCGCGCTCCCAGGTGTAGCCGGCGGCGAGCTCGCGCCCCGCCGCCGGCTCGGGCGGCGTGTCCAGCACCTTGCCCAGCGCTACGGCGATCTCCGCCGGCGAGGTGGCATAGGCGACGGTCTCGGCAAAGACCTCCCGCAGCACCGGCAGGTCGCGGGCCACGACGGGTACGCCGGCGGCGAGCGCCTCCAGGGCGGCGAGCCCGAAGCCCTCCTTGGTCGAGACCATCGCCAGTGCGCGGGCCTCGGCCACCAGGGAAGGCAGCTCGTCCTCGGCGATCACCCCGGTGACGACGACCGGCACGCCCAGCTCACGGGCCCGGGCGTCGAAGGCGGCCCGGTAGTCGCGGTAGTCGAAGAGGGTCTCACCGCCGCCGAAGACCAGCGTGAGGTCCTGGTGGCGGGGGTCGGAGTCGCGCAGCTCGGCGTACGCCTCGAGCAGGTCGAGCGACCCCTTGCGCGGCTCGATCCCGCCGAGCGCGAGGACGTAGCCGCCGAGGCGGTCCCGCCACACCGCACGCCCGGCGTGGTCGTCGGCTCCGGCCGCGAACCGGGCCGCGTCGACGCCGTTGGGGATGACCTCCGGGGTGAACCCCCATCCGGCCGCGACCTCGTCGGCCACCGACCGGGACACGCAGATCCGGGCGTACGGCTCGACGACGGCCTTCTCGTGGCAGGCGGCGAGCTGCGGGGTGGTGAAGTGGTCGAGATGGTGGATCGTGCGGACGCACGGAAGCGCGGCGTTGGCGCTGATGCAGTCCTGGGCGTGCACGATGTCGTAGCCGTCCCGCTCCCGCTCGAACGCGGTCCGCAGCACGGCGATGGAGCGCACGATCCGCTCCCCCGCCGACTCCTCCTCACGTGCCTCGAACGGCACGGCGTGGACGGTGACGGCCGGATCGACCGGGCGGAAGAACTCCGTGTCGCCGTGGCGGCCGAGGGTCCACACGTGGACGTCCTCGCCGAGCGCAGCCAGTGCCTCGGCGAGCGCCAGCGTGTGCACGACGCCGCCGCGCGGCCGGGTGGAGTAGGTGAGCAGCGCGATCCTCACTGCGGGGATCCCGGGAGCTGGTAGGCCGTCGGGGTCAGCTCCTTGAGGTGGTGGAGGACCCGGCGGGACCGGGCGATCTCCGCCTCGACGTCGATCTCCGCGACGGCGAGGCCGCCCTTGGAGGTGGTGCGCGCGAGGATCTCGCCACCGGGACCGACGACCTTGGCCTGCCCGAGGAACCGCAGCCCGCCCATCACCCCGGTCTGGTTGGAGGAGACCCAGACGACCTGGTTCTCGGCCGCCCGGGCCTGGTCGTAAAGGTCGAAGAGCCGGGACTGGCGGTCCTGAGGGAGCCGCGAGGCGCGGTCGGTGACCGACGCCGGCCAGGCCGAGAGGCACGCGATCACCGAGGCGCCGTCGAGGGCGAGCGTGCGGGCCGCCTCCGGGAAGGTCTTGTCGTAGTCGATGAGCATCCCGAGCCGCCCGACCGGGGTGTCGAAGGCCGCGAAGCTCTCCCCCGCCGCGTAGACCAGCGACTCGCCGGCGGGCTGGTGCACCTTGCGGTGGCGCCCGAGGATCCCGTCGCCGCTGAGGCAGACGGCGGAGTTGTAGAGCCGCGCCTGGCCGTCGGCGACGACCTCCTCGGCGTAGCCGAGGCAGACGACCATCTCGCCGGCCATCGCGATCACCCGGGCCAGCTCGAAGGAGTCCTCGGTGAGTGCGGGCGGGAGCGCGAGCGGGTCGGGATGACGCAGGTCGGAGAGGTAGCCGCCGAGGGTCGCGTCCGGGAGGACCAGCAGGCCGACCCCGTTGCGGCGGGCGTCCTCGACGATCCCTTCGAGCTTGGCGACCGCGCGGGTCAGGTCGCGCCCGAAGTGGGCCGCAACCGCCCCGATACGCACGTTCGACATGGTTCTCAACCTATCCGTCGTCATCGTTCCGGCCCGGGATCTCCCTCAGGCCACCGCCGAGGCGTCCAACGGCGCCGGGGACCGCCGCCGCGCCAGGTCGGCGGCGGGCTCGGTGGCCGGACCGGTCCGGCCCGTTCGACCGGTGATCTCACCGGTGACGTATTCCGCATCCGCGGCGACGCCGAGGAAGCGGCCGGAGCCCCAGGTGTGCAGCCAGGGCAGACCGAGGAAGTAGAGCCCGGCGACGCCGGTCACGCCCCGGGTGTGGGTCGGCCGCCCGCTCCCGTCGAAGACGCCGGCGCGGACCCAGCGGTAGTCGGGCCGGTAGCCGATCGCCCAGATCACCGTCGTGATGCCCGCCTCGGCGAGGTCGAGGCGGGTCGGTTCGGCCTCGGGCTCCCAGACCGGCCGGTACGCCTCGGCCGGCACGACGTCGAGACCCTGCGTCTCGATGTAGGCGTCGATGTCGCGGCAGATCGAGCGGTAGACGTCGTCGGCGGAGTCGAGGGCGTCGCGCAGCGTCGGTGCGATCGCGAGATCGGTGCCCGCCCCGGACTCGAGCCGCCCGTAGAGCCGCATGCCCTCGGCGGCGAACTGGCGCAGGTCGATGTCCCGCCCGCCGTCGCGGCCGGTGACGTAGTGGTTGGTCTTCTCGCGAGCGGCCGGCCCGCCCGGGTAGCTGGCGACCGGGGTGTCGTAGAGCCCCATCTCGGCGAGCCAGGTCATGCAGTCACGCCCGCGGTGGAACCGGGCGACCCGGGGCGCGTCGCCGATCGCGAGGTGCACCTGGCGTCCCTCCAGGTGCAGGTCCTCGGCGATCTGCGCACCGGACTGCCCCGAGCCGACCACCAGCACGCCGCCGGGGCGAAGCCGCGAGGCGCTCTTGTAGTCGGCCGAGTGCAGCTGGTCGACGGCGGGGTCGAGCGCGGGCGCCCAGGCCGGCACGACCGGTACGTGGTAGCCGCCGGTCGCGACCACGACCTGCTCGACCTCCCAGGCCTCGGCGCCCTCGGGTCCCTCGGCCTCGACCAGGAACCCGCCGTCGGCGCGCTGGGTCAGCGAGGTCACCCGGGTGTGCTCGCGCAGCGGCGGGCCGAAGCTCGGCGCGTAGCCGGCGAGCCACCTCACCACCTCGTCGCGGGTCATGAAGCCGTCCGGGTCGGGCCCGGCGTACTCGTAGCCGGGCAGGCGGCAGTGCCAGTTGGGCGTCACCAGGGTGAAGTTGTCCCAGCGGGTCTCGGCCCACTCGTGGCCGGCGGTGCCCGCCTCGAGGACGACGTGGTCCACGCCGTCGCGGACGAGGAACCAGCTGGCGGCCAGGCCTGCCTGCCCGCCGCCGACGATCGCGACGGTGGTGCGGTGGGTGGTCATCGGATCTCCCGGGGTGTCGAGGTGGCGGGCAGGGGCGGGTGCATCGCGAGGACGGTGACGTACTGGCCGAACTCGTACGCAGCTGCCGAGGCGCGCAGCTGATCGGCCGTCGCCATCGCGCTGGTGCAGGCGAAGCCGAACTTCGCGCGGACCCGCTCGGAGGCGGTCGCCAGAGCGGTGAGGCTGCGGTCGAGGAAGTCGTCGACGGCGTACGTCCCGCCGACCGCGAGGTGGTCGTGCATCACCAGCGAGGGTGAGTAGCAGTCCTCGACCCGCCCGTCGGGCCAGCGCACGGTGAAGGTCATCTCAGGCATGCCCCTCACCCACCGGGCTGAACGGCTCGGCGGTCGCCAGCGCGGAGGGGTACGCCTCGGGCCGGCGGTCGCGCAGATGGAACATCGCCCGGCGGGCCGTCGCCAGGGCGCTGGGCACGTCCAGCTCGGCCACGGCCATGCCGGCGTCGACGCCGGTGGTCGCCAGGACGTCTCCGCCCGGACCGACCACCTTCGCGTTGGCGACGAAGCGGAGCTTGCCGAAGGTCCCGTGCTGGTTGGAGGCGAGCCAGACGACCTGGTTCTCGAGTGCCCTGGCGGCGTCGAAGAGGTTGAACCGCTTCGTCCACCGGTCGTCCTCGATCGAGGCGCTGGTGGCGGTGCGGGAGGCCGGCCAGGCGGAGATGCAGGCGATGACCTCGGCGCCGTCGACGGCGAGCGCGCGGGCTCCCTCGGGGAACGCCTTGTCGTAGCAGATCAGGGTGCCGATCCGGCCGGCCGGCGTATCGACGCAGCCGAACCCGTCGCCGGCCGCGTAGTAGAGGTTCTCCCCCAGCGGCTGGTGCACCTTGCGGTGGGCACCCAGCACGCCGTCGCCGGTGACGACGGCGGCCGTGTTGTAGCGGTCGGCGCCGTCGGACTCGCACAGGCCGACGACCACGGTCATGTCTCCGGCCAGCGCGGCGACCCGCGCGAGCTCGGGCCCGTCGATGTCCATCACCGGCGGGAGGTCGTCGGGCGCCTCGTCGTGGTTGCCGTCGCGCCCGGCGCCGAGGACGGAGAGGTAGCCGCCGAGACAGGCCTCGGGAAGGGCGAGCAGGCCGACGCCTGCCTGGCGGGCGTCGTCGATGAGGGCGCCGATCTGGGCGAGGTTCTCGTCCACGTCGCGGCCGAAGCCGGCGCAGACGGCCGCGACGGCGCTGCCGCGGTGGGTGTCGGTGGTGGTCATGTCGCAGGTCCTAGTCCGGTGACGGTGTGGTCGATGGCGTCGGTGACGGTCCCGTCCGGCCAGCGCAGGCCGACGCCGGTGCCCGCGACGAGCTCGCCGCAGACGGCGGAGGAGACGAAGCCGGGCAGGCCGGCCGGTGTCGCGGCGCGGCCGGGTTCCTCGGCCGTGAGCATCGCGAAGCCCGGGAAGCAGGTGAACCAGTCCGCGGTCGCGGCTGCCTCAGGGGTGGGGACGGCGGCGACGTCGATGATCGCGCGACAGCCGCTGGCCTCGGCCAGCATGCCGGCGGTGCCGATCAGGCCGGCCATGCTGACGTCCTTGGCGGCCGTCGGGGCCAGTGCGGGCACGACTCCGGACAGCGCCCGCAGCTCGGCCGAGGTGCGGTGCGAGGACGAGTCCCACTGCCGACCCTGGTAGCCGGGCCGCCACCCTCCGCCGAGGTCCGCGCTCAGGCGCAGCCGGTGGCCGGGTGCTCCCCCGCCGCCCGGAACCGGGCGTTCCGCGCGCCCGAGGGCGGTGACCGAGAGCGCGGCCGGGACGCCGAGCTGGGTGTGCCCACCGAGGACGGGTACGCCCCACGCCTGCGCCGCCTCGGCCAGCCCGCGCACGATCCGGCGGGCGAAGGAGGCGTCCCGGGCGCCGATGGCGTCGAGCAGGCCGACCGGCGCCGCGCCCATCGCGGAGAGGTCGTTGACGTTGACGAGGACCGCGCACCAGCCGGCCCACTCGGGGTCGCGCTCCACCATCGAGGGCAGGATCGCGTCGCAGGCGGCGACCAGGTCGCTGCCGGGGACGGGGGCGCCGTCGTCACCCCGGAACCCGGGGGTCGACCGCCCGACGAGGGCACCGATCAGGTCGCCGAGGGGCGACTTGGTGGCCTCGGAGAGCTGCCGGATGCGTTCCACCGGCCACTCCATGACCACATGGGTCATGTCGTGGAGGTGGATCCGCTCGCGCGGGACCCAGCCCAGCCGCCGGAAGAGTCCCTCGTTGCGGGCCTGGACGGTGGCGTCGAAGCGAAGCGCACCGGCCTGCTCGGCCGCCGCGCAGGCCGCCCGGACCAGCGCCGCGCCGACGCCGAGCAGCTGGCGGGCGTCGGCCTTGACCGCCAGCCGGCTCCCGCGCCACCAACCCACGTCAGGTGCGTCCGGCTGCGCCGGGTGGAGGCGTACGCCGCCCAGGACCTCGCCGTCGTCAGCCCGGGCGAGCAGCACGATCCGGCGCGGGTCCTCGTCGACGTCGTCGAGGTCGGAGCCGGCGAAGAGGCCCTGCTCGGTGACGAAGACCTCGCGGCGCAGGCGGAGGTAGGCCTCCCGATCGGCCGCGGTCTCGGCGCGGACCACGCGGTAGCCCACCAGGCTCGGCGCCCGGCGCACCCCACCGGCCAGGATGACGTCGTCGAGCAGCTCGGTCATGCCGACTCCTCCCCGCAGGCTCCCAGTGCCGAGCAGGCACCGCACGACGCGCAGCCGGCGGCCTGGTCGGCGCCGGCCATCCCGGCCCGGCGCAGGAGCGCGGCGACGCGCGAGGTGACCCGGTAGACGTCGGCGTGCGGTGGCGCGGGGACGGCGTCGACGTCCTTGGCGAGGGTGCCGTCCAGCGGGCGGTAGGGCACCACGAACGGGTAGACGCCCATCGCGATGAGCTCCTCGCAGCCCGCGACCAGCTCGTCGGGATCCTCGCCGAGGCCGACCAAGATATAGGTCGAGACCTGGTTCCAGCCGAAGACGCGGACCGCCTCCGCCCACGCAGCACGATACTCACTCATGGGCACCGAGCCCTTGCCCGGCATCCAGCGCAGCCGGGCCGCGTCGTCGAGCGACTCGACGTGGATGCCGATCGAGCGGGCGCCGGCGTCGTAGAGCTCCTGGATCGAGGCGAGGTCACCCGGCGGCTCGCACTGCACCTGGATGGGCAGGTCGGGGACCGCCTCGTGCACCGCGCGTACGCAGCGCGCCAGATGGGTCGCCCCGCGGTCGCGTCCCCGGGAGGTACCCGTGGTCATCACCATCTGGGTGACCCCGTCGAGCTCGACGGCCGCCTTGGCGACCTCGGCGAGCTGGGCGGGCTGCTTGACCGCGACCGTGGAGCCCTGGCGCAGTGACTCCTCGATCGCGCAGAAGCGGCATCGCTCCTCCTCCGCATAGCGGGCGCAGGTCTGCACGACCGTCGTGGCGAGCACGTTGGCCGAGTGCAGGCGGGCGATCTTGTCGTAGCCGACGCCGTCTGCGGTGGTCAGGTCGTAGAAGCGCGGCCGGGCGACGGCCTCGACCCCGAGACCGGTGTCGGCGCCGTCGAGGAGCAGCTTGCCGCCGCGTACGGAATAGGGGCTGCGGGGGTTGAGCGGGATGGCCGCGCCGACCCCGTCCAGGAGGACGTGGCCGTCGTCGCTCGGTCCGGCGCCCGAGCGGCGGGCGACGGGGGCGTCGAGCAGGCGGATCCCCTGGATGGCGACGTCGACGCGGGTGCTGGACGAGATCGGCGAGGTCATGGCCGGTCCCTCAGAGGTTGTAGGTCGAGTTGATGATGGCGCCCTTGCGGGCGTAGTGGATCAGCGCGTCCTGCACGTCGAGCGGGTGCGAGGGCACGACGCCCTCGATCAGGTCCTCCTCGCGCAGGCCGTGGAGGCCCATCCCGAAGCGGCAGCAGAAGACCGTGCCGCCCTCCTTGATGAACGTCTCGATGGCGCCGTTGGTGTTGAGCTCGCCGGGGAAGCCGGCGTCACCCATGGTCGGGAAGCCGCGCGAGGCCATGCAGGCGAGCGTGCCCGGGCCGTAGAAGTAGATGGCCGACTCGAAGCCTTTCCGCAGCGCGCGCGTGGCCTGCAGGACGGCGACGAAGCTGACCGAGGACTCGTGCGGGATGCCGTGGACGAGGGTGAAGTAGGTCTCCCCCTCCTCGGCCTGGTAGTCGGGGAAGATCTTGGTCGAGCCGTAGATGTTGGTGCCCGGCTGCGACGAGGGGTGCGGGATCTCGCCGAGCGACTTGGCCATGTTCTCGGCGATCTGGGCGTCGATGTCAGCGGTGTCAGTGGTCACGAGGGTCTCCAGAGAGGTCGGATGAGCGGTGCGGGATGGGAGCGGGCTCGTCGTCCTTGACGAGTGGCCGGCAGTGGAGCTGCCGGTCTCAGCCGTAGAGGGCTGAGAAGTTGTGGTGGAAGAAGGCGTCGGCGAGCTCGCCGTCGCCGGCCGCGGCG from Nocardioides luteus includes:
- the aspA gene encoding aspartate ammonia-lyase is translated as MTPPTRREHDLLGDLDVPAEAYWGVHTARARANFPITGTTIGTYPHLVNALSAVKEAAALANLELGLLDPERAGAIASACQEIRTGKLHDQFVVDVIQGGAGTSTNMNANEVIANRALELLGHEKGSYGHLHPNEHVNLSQSTNDAYPTAVNIATIIAVGALADAMRVLEDAFAAKAEEFAGILKMGRTQLQDAVPMTVGQEFRTYAVMLGEDRLRLQEAVTLLHEINLGATAIGTGLNAPAGYAEIARRHLAEITGLPLITAPDLIEATQDCGAFVHLSGVLKRVAVKVSKTCNDLRLLSSGPRAGLGEINLPPVQAGSSIMPGKVNPVIPEVVNQVAFEVIGNDVTVTMAAEAGQLQLNAFEPVILHSLVASITHLAAACRVLAERCVRGITVNAELTRAQVERSIGLVTALNPEIGYVAATEIAREALRSGRGVAELILERNLISPERLAHLLRPEQLAQPGTVDPADPGQLVT
- a CDS encoding asparaginase — protein: MSLPHLVTPVADAAPMRVPAHQPLVEVWRGEMVEGVHHGSAVLLDPEGRVRLAVGDIEAAFYPRSAAKPMQAVAMVRAGLDVGDDLLALAAASHSGEVVHQTGARRLLASAGLGEDALQNPPDLPYDPVEREAWLRADGQRSRLAHNCSGKHAAMVATCAAAGWAHDRYLDPAHPLQEVIRATVEELTGQRVATVTADGCGTPLFGISLHGLARAARSLVLAPEGSAEHRVAAAMRRHPEMVAGHRRDVTALMQAVPGLLAKDGFEGVQIAALPDGTSLALKVADGADRARLPALLALLAAGGVDPDVLAPFAPAALRPAAALTPTALDPTEKP
- a CDS encoding amino acid permease — translated: MTLPSSTGTEATPQITDAGDDGYGKSLTPRHITMIAIGGAIGTGLFLGAGGRLASAGPSLAIAYAACGLVAFIVVRCLGELILYRPSSGAFVSYAREFLGEKGAYTAGWMYFLNWSTTGIADITAIALYAHYWSFFAPVPQWVLALGALVIVLTLNLLSVRLFGEMEFWFALVKVATLVVFMAIAIVLIVTRHPIDGTTPGPQLILDHGGMFPSGVLPMVLVIQGVIFAYASIELVGVAAGETADPRRVMPRAINTIIWRIGIFYVGSVVLLAMLLPWSAYSADESPFVTVLSRVGVPGAGDVMNLVVLTAAMSSLNSGLYSTGRILRSLAAAGTAPRFAASMNRHKVPYGGILMTAAVCVLGVGLNYVVPAQAFEIVLNLASVGIIATWAIILISHTIFVRRTRAGELERPAFRVPRSPVPQFIALAFLALVLILMFFDHVGRITLLAMPVLLVALVGGWFLVRDRIDTSAMEV
- a CDS encoding FadR/GntR family transcriptional regulator, producing the protein MDLVLAELRSEIESGTFPVGTRLPSEATLVRDFGVSRPVVREALRALQALGMTESQSGRGTFVVSDRAADNPTFGSYSARDLVEARRHVEVPAAGYAAARHSGDDLDEMRSLLERMEREEDGAVWVALDSLFHIAIARASANPVFGKVIEEIREALATQSALLNKLDDTRRTASDAEHRLIVDAIASGSSETAEAAMRAHLEHVDGALGDIVRDPTTDRNTDR
- a CDS encoding ABC-F family ATP-binding cassette domain-containing protein codes for the protein MSTPSAITLRDLTFEWPDGTVALDQVNGTFGTDRTGLIGRNGTGKSTLLRLIAGELSPSSGQIDTGGEVGYLPQTLTLRRETTIAELLGIDATLTAIRAIESGEVDQRHFDTIGDDWDIESRADEALDQIGFSAADLDRRVAEISGGEGMLIAITGLRIRRTPITLLDEPTNNLDRATRARLAEFVDQWPGTLVIVSHDLELLEHMDSTTELYAGTLSTFGGPYSAWKEHQEQEQAAALQTARSAQQALKVEKRQRIEAETKLARRERTAKKTQKDGGIPKILAGNRASKAQASAGSLRSTLDDKVKAAQAAVDAAGARVRSEEHIHLTLPDPGVPRGRRIAELEDEGRTVVVQGPERVALVGANGSGKSTLLAHLVQGSDPVAGRPHGRLLTDQVGLLPQRLDGLDEEASAMENVRAVAPETPSGTIRNQLARLLLRGASVDRPVRTLSGGERFRVSLARLLLADPPAQLLILDEPTNNLDITSVEQLAEALDAYRGALLVVSHDFGFLERIGIDTVVELDAEGRMHQRRGLDEAGPTSPA